A region from the Nymphalis io chromosome 9, ilAglIoxx1.1, whole genome shotgun sequence genome encodes:
- the LOC126770719 gene encoding pH-sensitive chloride channel 2-like isoform X2, translated as MSSKTVLISVMICILNSARGQKPSQNPVLECPSLDKGDSYTQSEFLSRLAHECRYDRLLLPTYQTGEVVYVHASAYVYFIQPAEAHDLNFKLHFLLQLRWTDARLAYTLYSPERTKIIGESDLRQRIWVPHLYMSNEQSSSLMGTDSKDVLISIAPDGEVLFSRRMQAVLYCWMNLQKFPFDDQKCSMNLESWKYNASILRLMWEKDNPVRLSSELHLTEYSLLDFWTNESVVRGDIVNMRLGAGNYSALKFTFKLGREVGYYLMDYFIPSMMIVAMSWVTFWLQADASAPRITLGTSTMLSFITLASSQAKTLPKVSYIKASEIWFLGCIGFIFSALVEFAFVNTIWRRKKVVSLKKVNSKYILKSTLTPRLARKELQKELRESSPQLSKSRSCSSLQQETSSDPAGPGYNNYLTVHSFPSAINLPTITTQSYDDLIASGGRQPRNNGSEGSDEPPQHHTWTQMTPQEIATWIDKRSRLLFPLLFIFFNIVYWTFVYCL; from the exons ACAGAATCCTGTGTTGGAGTGTCCTTCTCTCGACAAGGGAGACAGCTACACGCAGTCAGAGTTCCTGTCACGCCTGGCCCACGAGTGCCGTTATGACCGACTGCTTCTCCCAACTTATCAGACAGGGGAAGTGGTGTATGTACATGCCAGCGCTTACGTATACTTTATACAACCAGCTGAAGCACACGATTTG aatTTCAAATTGCATTTCCTTCTACAACTAAGATGGACGGACGCGCGGCTTGCCTACACCTTATATTCACCTGAACGTACGAAAATTATCGGAGAAAGCGATCTCCGACAGCGAATTTGGGTTCCCCATTTATACATGTCCAACGAACAATCGTCAAGTCTTATGGGAACCGATAGTAAGGATGTACTAATCTCAATAGCACCCGATGGAGAGGTGTTATTCAGCCGTCGAATGCAAGCAGTATTATACTGCTGGATGAATCTCCAGAAGTTTCCGTTTGACGACCAAAAGTGCTCAATGAATCTAGAGAGct GGAAATACAACGCTTCTATTTTACGTTTAATGTGGGAAAAGGACAATCCAGTCCGACTTTCTTCTGAACTACACTTAACTGAATACTCTCTCCTAGATTTTTGGACGAACGAGTCCGTTGTTAGAGGCGATATAGTCAATATGCGCCTAGGAG ctGGCAACTATAGTGCATTgaagtttacttttaaattggGCCGAGAAGTTGGTTACTATCTTATGGATTATTTTATTCCATCAATGATGATTGTTGCTATGTCGTGGGTCACGTTTTGGTTGCAAGCTGATGCCTCAGCACCAAGAATCACTTTAG gaaCAAGTACGATGCTCTCATTTATCACACTCGCGTCATCACAAGCGAAGACTCTGCCAAAAGTTTCTTACATCAAAGCCAGTGAGATCTGGTTCTTAGGTTGCATTGGCTTCATCTTCTCAGCCTTGGTGGAGTTCGCTTTCGTTAACACTATTTGGCGTAGAAA gaaaGTGGTGAGTTTGAAGAAAGTAAAcagcaaatacatacttaagaGCACGCTCACGCCTCGACTGGCGCGCAAGGAGCTGCAGAAGGAGTTGCGGGAGTCGTCGCCCCAGCTCAGCAAGTCGCGCTCGTGTTCCTCGCTGCAACAGGAGACCAGCAGCGACCCCGCCGGGCCCGGATACAACAACTACCTTACCGTACAT agCTTCCCATCTGCAATCAACTTGCCAACAATCACAACGCAGAGCTACGACGACCTGATAGCTTCGGGTGGCAGACAGCCTCGCAACAACGGCAGCGAGGGATCCGACGAGCCCCCCCAACACCACACGTGGACTCAGATGACCCCGCAAGAGATCGCCACTTGGATAGATAAGCGATCCCGTCTCTTGTTCCCTCTTCTTTTCATATTCTTCAACATCGTTTACTGGACTTTCGTCTATTGTCTATGA
- the LOC126770855 gene encoding kinesin-like protein KIF19 isoform X1: protein MLVLEEEADVRRDVLRQRRANDKHYVYDRVFGEDSTQEDVYEVICAPLVGDTLRGIAGAIFAYGATGAGKTHTMSGLMSRALNHLFTSISESDDPDSYDVKLSYIEIYNENIRDLLNPSAGPLELRDEGGNGPPVVAGLSEVRALDASHVAELLARGDRSRTAEPTYANQHSSRGHALLSVSVSKTVSNGIQRGRLFLIDLAGSERAGLRARRLEGAHINRSLLALGNCIMALSGGARYVNYRDSKLTRLLREVLGGRCRTAMVAHVSPAATHRDTTRSTLHYAQRASAITNKVERELIETPMHLSQYRNVIHELRDEIARLKTKMKDDRSNRSRDEQQKINEVLSKEESEEKSAHLKSLRESIVSTFKQQMRLRRRLMELDSHLLGLALDAERQHAAISHWEARFNRLYKPISFTGSRLSTQQSYRGGTGASSTNSGGSGSERAEAEVAVEQAWAELAAVEREQETARAERLRIERQLEQVRLRGAQLEQELPAHIESGPEREVLSLVCRVHELEADKLALQGERAARAHELRRRDLALQRRDAQRRLTDEIITRQRRTLEEYGIGIQQDLAQLYELYQQEIHASTYTDSNDYYTPYRLPPISLSMSELAWSESSSGSGRGSSSGSGGDRRLPQLAPTPRPRTRYSQASATTLKRYSSDDSLVITAPRAADRAAP, encoded by the exons ATGCTAGTCCTAGAAGAGGAGGCTGATGTGCGCCGTGATGTGCTGCGACAACGTCGCGCCAACGATAAACATTACGTATATGACCGCGTCTTCGGCGAGGATAGTACTCAA gaggATGTTTATGAAGTCATATGTGCGCCTCTGGTTGGTGATACACTTCGTGGCATAGCAGGAGCGATCTTCGCTTATGGAGCAACTGGAGCTGGCAAAACACACACGATGAGCGGTCTAATGTCCAGAGCTCTTAACCATCTCTTTACATCGATTTCGGAAAGCGATGACCCTGATTCTTACGAT gtAAAACTTTCCTACATCGAGATCTACAATGAAAATATTCGCGATTTATTAAACCCCAGCGCAGGACCTCTTGAGCTACGCGATGAAGGTGGCAACGGACCACCTGTTGTTGCAGGATTAAGCGAG GTACGTGCCCTTGATGCATCTCATGTTGCCGAGCTCCTGGCCAGAGGCGATCGTTCAAGAACCGCTGAACCAACTTACGCAAATCAGCATTCTTCGAGAGGACATGCTCTATTAAG cgtATCGGTGAGCAAGACAGTGTCAAATGGTATTCAACGTGGGCGGTTATTTCTCATCGATTTAGCGGGATCCGAGCGTGCTGGTTTACGAGCACGGCGGCTTGAGGGCGCTCACATCAATCGGTCTTTGCTTGCGCTTGGCAATTGCATCATGGCGCTCTCGGGAGGCGCCAG GTACGTTAATTACCGTGATTCGAAGCTGACGAGGTTGCTGCGCGAGGTGTTGGGCGGGCGCTGTCGCACGGCCATGGTGGCGCACGTGTCCCCCGCGGCCACGCACCGCGACACCACACGCTCCACGCTGCATTATGCACAACGCGCCTCTGCGATCACAAACAAG GTTGAACGTGAACTCATCGAAACTCCGATGCATTTATCACAATATCGTAATGTTATTCATGAGCTGAGAGATGAAATTGCACGGcttaaaactaaaatgaaaGATGATCGTTCAAA CAGAAGTAGAGATGAACAACAGAAAATCAACGAAGTGTTATCTAAAGAAGAATCTGAAGAGAAATCAGCGCACTTAAAATCTCTTCGCGAGTCGATCGTCTCTACGTTCAAACAACAGATGAGATTGAGGAGGCGGTTGATGGAGTTGGACAGTCACTTGTTGGGACTCGCGCTGGATGCCGAGAGACAGCACGCGGCTATCTCACACTGGGAGGCTCGTTTCAATAGACTCTATAAGCCTattagtttcactggctcaagGCTGAGCACACAGCAAAGTTATAG AGGAGGCACAGGGGCTTCGAGCACCAACAGTGGTGGAAGCGGCTCCGAGCGCGCAGAGGCGGAGGTGGCCGTGGAGCAGGCGTGGGCAGAGCTGGCGGCCGTCGAGCGCGAACAGGAGACCGCGCGTGCAGAGCGACTGCGCATCGAGCGGCAGCTAGAGCAGGTGCGGCTGCGGGGAGCGCAGCTCGAACAG GAGCTGCCGGCGCACATCGAGAGTGGTCCGGAGCGGGAAGTGTTGTCGCTGGTGTGCCGTGTGCACGAGCTGGAGGCGGATAAGTTGGCGCTGCAAGGCGAGCGTGCGGCGCGGGCACACGAGTTGCGCCGGCGGGACCTCGCACTGCAGCGACGGGACGCGCAGCGACGACTCACCGACGAGATCATCACGAGACAGCGACGAACGCTCGAAG agtATGGCATCGGTATCCAACAAGATTTAGCTCAACTCTACGAACTGTATCAACAAGAAATTCATGCGTCTACTTACACCGACAGTAATGATTATTACACTCCATATCGTCTGCCACCTATTTCGTTGAG CATGTCAGAGTTAGCGTGGTCGGAGAGCTCGAGCGGCTCTGGGCGCGGCTCGAGTTCGGGTTCGGGCGGCGACCGGCGCCTGCCCCAGCTCGCACCCACTCCGCGCCCGCGGACGAGATATAG TCAAGCAAGCGCAACCACCCTTAAGCGTTACTCGAGCGATGACAGTTTGGTGATCACTGCCCCGCGTGCGGCCGACCGTGCCGCGCCTTGA
- the LOC126770855 gene encoding kinesin-like protein KIF19 isoform X3, whose protein sequence is MTQSILNSDKFYSSGRSISEEKLMVSVRVRPLRGDEGPRIVHVVSDKMLVLEEEADVRRDVLRQRRANDKHYVYDRVFGEDSTQEDVYEVICAPLVGDTLRGIAGAIFAYGATGAGKTHTMSGLMSRALNHLFTSISESDDPDSYDVKLSYIEIYNENIRDLLNPSAGPLELRDEGGNGPPVVAGLSEVRALDASHVAELLARGDRSRTAEPTYANQHSSRGHALLSVSVSKTVSNGIQRGRLFLIDLAGSERAGLRARRLEGAHINRSLLALGNCIMALSGGARYVNYRDSKLTRLLREVLGGRCRTAMVAHVSPAATHRDTTRSTLHYAQRASAITNKVERELIETPMHLSQYRNVIHELRDEIARLKTKMKDDRSNRSRDEQQKINEVLSKEESEEKSAHLKSLRESIVSTFKQQMRLRRRLMELDSHLLGLALDAERQHAAISHWEARFNRLYKPISFTGSRLSTQQSYRGGTGASSTNSGGSGSERAEAEVAVEQAWAELAAVEREQETARAERLRIERQLEQVRLRGAQLEQELPAHIESGPEREVLSLVCRVHELEADKLALQGERAARAHELRRRDLALQRRDAQRRLTDEIITRQRRTLEEYGIGIQQDLAQLYELYQQEIHASTYTDSNDYYTPYRLPPISLSMSELAWSESSSGSGRGSSSGSGGDRRLPQLAPTPRPRTRYSQASATTLKRYSSDDSLVITAPRAADRAAP, encoded by the exons ATGACTCAGAGCATCTTGAACTCGGATAAATTTTACAGCAGTGGTCGATCCATTAGTGAAGAGAAACTAATG GTATCGGTGAGAGTACGACCGCTACGCGGCGATGAAGGTCCCCGTATCGTCCACGTGGTCAGCGATAAG ATGCTAGTCCTAGAAGAGGAGGCTGATGTGCGCCGTGATGTGCTGCGACAACGTCGCGCCAACGATAAACATTACGTATATGACCGCGTCTTCGGCGAGGATAGTACTCAA gaggATGTTTATGAAGTCATATGTGCGCCTCTGGTTGGTGATACACTTCGTGGCATAGCAGGAGCGATCTTCGCTTATGGAGCAACTGGAGCTGGCAAAACACACACGATGAGCGGTCTAATGTCCAGAGCTCTTAACCATCTCTTTACATCGATTTCGGAAAGCGATGACCCTGATTCTTACGAT gtAAAACTTTCCTACATCGAGATCTACAATGAAAATATTCGCGATTTATTAAACCCCAGCGCAGGACCTCTTGAGCTACGCGATGAAGGTGGCAACGGACCACCTGTTGTTGCAGGATTAAGCGAG GTACGTGCCCTTGATGCATCTCATGTTGCCGAGCTCCTGGCCAGAGGCGATCGTTCAAGAACCGCTGAACCAACTTACGCAAATCAGCATTCTTCGAGAGGACATGCTCTATTAAG cgtATCGGTGAGCAAGACAGTGTCAAATGGTATTCAACGTGGGCGGTTATTTCTCATCGATTTAGCGGGATCCGAGCGTGCTGGTTTACGAGCACGGCGGCTTGAGGGCGCTCACATCAATCGGTCTTTGCTTGCGCTTGGCAATTGCATCATGGCGCTCTCGGGAGGCGCCAG GTACGTTAATTACCGTGATTCGAAGCTGACGAGGTTGCTGCGCGAGGTGTTGGGCGGGCGCTGTCGCACGGCCATGGTGGCGCACGTGTCCCCCGCGGCCACGCACCGCGACACCACACGCTCCACGCTGCATTATGCACAACGCGCCTCTGCGATCACAAACAAG GTTGAACGTGAACTCATCGAAACTCCGATGCATTTATCACAATATCGTAATGTTATTCATGAGCTGAGAGATGAAATTGCACGGcttaaaactaaaatgaaaGATGATCGTTCAAA CAGAAGTAGAGATGAACAACAGAAAATCAACGAAGTGTTATCTAAAGAAGAATCTGAAGAGAAATCAGCGCACTTAAAATCTCTTCGCGAGTCGATCGTCTCTACGTTCAAACAACAGATGAGATTGAGGAGGCGGTTGATGGAGTTGGACAGTCACTTGTTGGGACTCGCGCTGGATGCCGAGAGACAGCACGCGGCTATCTCACACTGGGAGGCTCGTTTCAATAGACTCTATAAGCCTattagtttcactggctcaagGCTGAGCACACAGCAAAGTTATAG AGGAGGCACAGGGGCTTCGAGCACCAACAGTGGTGGAAGCGGCTCCGAGCGCGCAGAGGCGGAGGTGGCCGTGGAGCAGGCGTGGGCAGAGCTGGCGGCCGTCGAGCGCGAACAGGAGACCGCGCGTGCAGAGCGACTGCGCATCGAGCGGCAGCTAGAGCAGGTGCGGCTGCGGGGAGCGCAGCTCGAACAG GAGCTGCCGGCGCACATCGAGAGTGGTCCGGAGCGGGAAGTGTTGTCGCTGGTGTGCCGTGTGCACGAGCTGGAGGCGGATAAGTTGGCGCTGCAAGGCGAGCGTGCGGCGCGGGCACACGAGTTGCGCCGGCGGGACCTCGCACTGCAGCGACGGGACGCGCAGCGACGACTCACCGACGAGATCATCACGAGACAGCGACGAACGCTCGAAG agtATGGCATCGGTATCCAACAAGATTTAGCTCAACTCTACGAACTGTATCAACAAGAAATTCATGCGTCTACTTACACCGACAGTAATGATTATTACACTCCATATCGTCTGCCACCTATTTCGTTGAG CATGTCAGAGTTAGCGTGGTCGGAGAGCTCGAGCGGCTCTGGGCGCGGCTCGAGTTCGGGTTCGGGCGGCGACCGGCGCCTGCCCCAGCTCGCACCCACTCCGCGCCCGCGGACGAGATATAG TCAAGCAAGCGCAACCACCCTTAAGCGTTACTCGAGCGATGACAGTTTGGTGATCACTGCCCCGCGTGCGGCCGACCGTGCCGCGCCTTGA
- the LOC126770719 gene encoding pH-sensitive chloride channel 2-like isoform X1 gives MSSKTVLISVMICILNSARGQKPSQNPVLECPSLDKGDSYTQSEFLSRLAHECRYDRLLLPTYQTGEVVYVHASAYVYFIQPAEAHDLNFKLHFLLQLRWTDARLAYTLYSPERTKIIGESDLRQRIWVPHLYMSNEQSSSLMGTDSKDVLISIAPDGEVLFSRRMQAVLYCWMNLQKFPFDDQKCSMNLESWKYNASILRLMWEKDNPVRLSSELHLTEYSLLDFWTNESVVRGDIVNMRLGGRSGNYSALKFTFKLGREVGYYLMDYFIPSMMIVAMSWVTFWLQADASAPRITLGTSTMLSFITLASSQAKTLPKVSYIKASEIWFLGCIGFIFSALVEFAFVNTIWRRKKVVSLKKVNSKYILKSTLTPRLARKELQKELRESSPQLSKSRSCSSLQQETSSDPAGPGYNNYLTVHSFPSAINLPTITTQSYDDLIASGGRQPRNNGSEGSDEPPQHHTWTQMTPQEIATWIDKRSRLLFPLLFIFFNIVYWTFVYCL, from the exons ACAGAATCCTGTGTTGGAGTGTCCTTCTCTCGACAAGGGAGACAGCTACACGCAGTCAGAGTTCCTGTCACGCCTGGCCCACGAGTGCCGTTATGACCGACTGCTTCTCCCAACTTATCAGACAGGGGAAGTGGTGTATGTACATGCCAGCGCTTACGTATACTTTATACAACCAGCTGAAGCACACGATTTG aatTTCAAATTGCATTTCCTTCTACAACTAAGATGGACGGACGCGCGGCTTGCCTACACCTTATATTCACCTGAACGTACGAAAATTATCGGAGAAAGCGATCTCCGACAGCGAATTTGGGTTCCCCATTTATACATGTCCAACGAACAATCGTCAAGTCTTATGGGAACCGATAGTAAGGATGTACTAATCTCAATAGCACCCGATGGAGAGGTGTTATTCAGCCGTCGAATGCAAGCAGTATTATACTGCTGGATGAATCTCCAGAAGTTTCCGTTTGACGACCAAAAGTGCTCAATGAATCTAGAGAGct GGAAATACAACGCTTCTATTTTACGTTTAATGTGGGAAAAGGACAATCCAGTCCGACTTTCTTCTGAACTACACTTAACTGAATACTCTCTCCTAGATTTTTGGACGAACGAGTCCGTTGTTAGAGGCGATATAGTCAATATGCGCCTAGGAGGTAGAT ctGGCAACTATAGTGCATTgaagtttacttttaaattggGCCGAGAAGTTGGTTACTATCTTATGGATTATTTTATTCCATCAATGATGATTGTTGCTATGTCGTGGGTCACGTTTTGGTTGCAAGCTGATGCCTCAGCACCAAGAATCACTTTAG gaaCAAGTACGATGCTCTCATTTATCACACTCGCGTCATCACAAGCGAAGACTCTGCCAAAAGTTTCTTACATCAAAGCCAGTGAGATCTGGTTCTTAGGTTGCATTGGCTTCATCTTCTCAGCCTTGGTGGAGTTCGCTTTCGTTAACACTATTTGGCGTAGAAA gaaaGTGGTGAGTTTGAAGAAAGTAAAcagcaaatacatacttaagaGCACGCTCACGCCTCGACTGGCGCGCAAGGAGCTGCAGAAGGAGTTGCGGGAGTCGTCGCCCCAGCTCAGCAAGTCGCGCTCGTGTTCCTCGCTGCAACAGGAGACCAGCAGCGACCCCGCCGGGCCCGGATACAACAACTACCTTACCGTACAT agCTTCCCATCTGCAATCAACTTGCCAACAATCACAACGCAGAGCTACGACGACCTGATAGCTTCGGGTGGCAGACAGCCTCGCAACAACGGCAGCGAGGGATCCGACGAGCCCCCCCAACACCACACGTGGACTCAGATGACCCCGCAAGAGATCGCCACTTGGATAGATAAGCGATCCCGTCTCTTGTTCCCTCTTCTTTTCATATTCTTCAACATCGTTTACTGGACTTTCGTCTATTGTCTATGA
- the LOC126770855 gene encoding kinesin-like protein KIF19 isoform X2, whose product MLVLEEEADVRRDVLRQRRANDKHYVYDRVFGEDSTQEDVYEVICAPLVGDTLRGIAGAIFAYGATGAGKTHTMSGLMSRALNHLFTSISESDDPDSYDVKLSYIEIYNENIRDLLNPSAGPLELRDEGGNGPPVVAGLSEVRALDASHVAELLARGDRSRTAEPTYANQHSSRGHALLSVSVSKTVSNGIQRGRLFLIDLAGSERAGLRARRLEGAHINRSLLALGNCIMALSGGARYVNYRDSKLTRLLREVLGGRCRTAMVAHVSPAATHRDTTRSTLHYAQRASAITNKVERELIETPMHLSQYRNVIHELRDEIARLKTKMKDDRSKSRDEQQKINEVLSKEESEEKSAHLKSLRESIVSTFKQQMRLRRRLMELDSHLLGLALDAERQHAAISHWEARFNRLYKPISFTGSRLSTQQSYRGGTGASSTNSGGSGSERAEAEVAVEQAWAELAAVEREQETARAERLRIERQLEQVRLRGAQLEQELPAHIESGPEREVLSLVCRVHELEADKLALQGERAARAHELRRRDLALQRRDAQRRLTDEIITRQRRTLEEYGIGIQQDLAQLYELYQQEIHASTYTDSNDYYTPYRLPPISLSMSELAWSESSSGSGRGSSSGSGGDRRLPQLAPTPRPRTRYSQASATTLKRYSSDDSLVITAPRAADRAAP is encoded by the exons ATGCTAGTCCTAGAAGAGGAGGCTGATGTGCGCCGTGATGTGCTGCGACAACGTCGCGCCAACGATAAACATTACGTATATGACCGCGTCTTCGGCGAGGATAGTACTCAA gaggATGTTTATGAAGTCATATGTGCGCCTCTGGTTGGTGATACACTTCGTGGCATAGCAGGAGCGATCTTCGCTTATGGAGCAACTGGAGCTGGCAAAACACACACGATGAGCGGTCTAATGTCCAGAGCTCTTAACCATCTCTTTACATCGATTTCGGAAAGCGATGACCCTGATTCTTACGAT gtAAAACTTTCCTACATCGAGATCTACAATGAAAATATTCGCGATTTATTAAACCCCAGCGCAGGACCTCTTGAGCTACGCGATGAAGGTGGCAACGGACCACCTGTTGTTGCAGGATTAAGCGAG GTACGTGCCCTTGATGCATCTCATGTTGCCGAGCTCCTGGCCAGAGGCGATCGTTCAAGAACCGCTGAACCAACTTACGCAAATCAGCATTCTTCGAGAGGACATGCTCTATTAAG cgtATCGGTGAGCAAGACAGTGTCAAATGGTATTCAACGTGGGCGGTTATTTCTCATCGATTTAGCGGGATCCGAGCGTGCTGGTTTACGAGCACGGCGGCTTGAGGGCGCTCACATCAATCGGTCTTTGCTTGCGCTTGGCAATTGCATCATGGCGCTCTCGGGAGGCGCCAG GTACGTTAATTACCGTGATTCGAAGCTGACGAGGTTGCTGCGCGAGGTGTTGGGCGGGCGCTGTCGCACGGCCATGGTGGCGCACGTGTCCCCCGCGGCCACGCACCGCGACACCACACGCTCCACGCTGCATTATGCACAACGCGCCTCTGCGATCACAAACAAG GTTGAACGTGAACTCATCGAAACTCCGATGCATTTATCACAATATCGTAATGTTATTCATGAGCTGAGAGATGAAATTGCACGGcttaaaactaaaatgaaaGATGATCGTTCAAA AAGTAGAGATGAACAACAGAAAATCAACGAAGTGTTATCTAAAGAAGAATCTGAAGAGAAATCAGCGCACTTAAAATCTCTTCGCGAGTCGATCGTCTCTACGTTCAAACAACAGATGAGATTGAGGAGGCGGTTGATGGAGTTGGACAGTCACTTGTTGGGACTCGCGCTGGATGCCGAGAGACAGCACGCGGCTATCTCACACTGGGAGGCTCGTTTCAATAGACTCTATAAGCCTattagtttcactggctcaagGCTGAGCACACAGCAAAGTTATAG AGGAGGCACAGGGGCTTCGAGCACCAACAGTGGTGGAAGCGGCTCCGAGCGCGCAGAGGCGGAGGTGGCCGTGGAGCAGGCGTGGGCAGAGCTGGCGGCCGTCGAGCGCGAACAGGAGACCGCGCGTGCAGAGCGACTGCGCATCGAGCGGCAGCTAGAGCAGGTGCGGCTGCGGGGAGCGCAGCTCGAACAG GAGCTGCCGGCGCACATCGAGAGTGGTCCGGAGCGGGAAGTGTTGTCGCTGGTGTGCCGTGTGCACGAGCTGGAGGCGGATAAGTTGGCGCTGCAAGGCGAGCGTGCGGCGCGGGCACACGAGTTGCGCCGGCGGGACCTCGCACTGCAGCGACGGGACGCGCAGCGACGACTCACCGACGAGATCATCACGAGACAGCGACGAACGCTCGAAG agtATGGCATCGGTATCCAACAAGATTTAGCTCAACTCTACGAACTGTATCAACAAGAAATTCATGCGTCTACTTACACCGACAGTAATGATTATTACACTCCATATCGTCTGCCACCTATTTCGTTGAG CATGTCAGAGTTAGCGTGGTCGGAGAGCTCGAGCGGCTCTGGGCGCGGCTCGAGTTCGGGTTCGGGCGGCGACCGGCGCCTGCCCCAGCTCGCACCCACTCCGCGCCCGCGGACGAGATATAG TCAAGCAAGCGCAACCACCCTTAAGCGTTACTCGAGCGATGACAGTTTGGTGATCACTGCCCCGCGTGCGGCCGACCGTGCCGCGCCTTGA